The window CGCGGGTGGCGTCCGGCCGACCGATGGCGATGTTCTCGGCGACCGTGCCGGAGAACAGGAACGCCTCCTGCGTCACCATCACCACCCCGCGCCGCAGTTCGGGCACGGCGAGCTCGCGCAGGTCGACGCCGTCGAGGAGGACCCGCCCGTCGGAGGGGTCGTAGAAGCGCGCGAGCAGCTTGGCCAGCGTCGACTTGCCCGCGCCGGTGGAGCCGACCACCGCGACCGTCTGGCCGGCCGGGATCGTGAGGTCGAAGCGGGGCAGCACCTCGCCGCCGGTGCGGTAGCCGAACCGGACGCCGTCGAAGACGACCTCGCGGCCGGGGTGCCGGGACTCGAGTGCCGGGAGCTGCTGGGGTGCGGACGGCTCGGGGACGGACGGCGTCTGGGCCAGCAGTCCGGCGATCTTCTCCAGGGAGGCCGCCGCCGACTGGTACGAGTTGAGGAACATGCCGAGCCGGTCGATCGGGTCGTACAGCCGCCGCAGATACAGCACGGCCGCCGCCAGCACACCGAGGGCCAGCGAGCCGCCCGCCACCCGGTAGGCACCCCACAGCACGATCGACGCGACGGCCGTGTTGGCGACGAGCCGGGAGCCGACGACATAGCGGGCCATCTCCAGCAGCGCGTCGCCGTTGATCCTCTCGTGCCGGGTGTTGAGGACGCGGAAGTCGGCGTCGTTGGCGGCCTCGCGGCGGAAGGCGCGCACCGGGCGGATGCCGTTCATGGTCTCGACGAACTTGACGATCACGGCGGCGATCGCGGTGGAGCGCAGGGTGTACACCCGCCCGGCGCGCCGCTGATACAGCCGTACGAGGAGATACAGCGGCACGAACGAGGCCACGGCGACCGCGCCGAGGCCGAGGTCGAGCCAGAGCAGCATCGCCGAGATGTAGACGAAGGACAGGACGACGGTGACGAGTTCCTGGAGGCCCTCGTTCAGCAGCTCGCGCAGGGACTCCACGTCCGTGGTGGAGCGGGAGATGAGCCGGCCCGAGGTGTAGCGCTCGTGGAAGTCGACGCTCAGGGCCTGGGCATGGCGGAAGATACGGCCGCGCAGGTCGAGCAGCACGTCCTGGTTGACGCGGGCGGAGAGCAGGATGAACGCGTACTGCAGCACCCCGGAGACGAGAGCGCACAGCAGATAGCCGACCCCGACGGCGATCAGCGGCCCCAGGTCGTCGCGCCGGAACGCCGGTACGGCCGAGTCGATGGCGTACGCCACCAGCAACGGGCCCGCCTGCACCGCCGCCTGCTGGAGCAGCAGCAGGAGCGTGGTGACGGCGACGCGGGCCTTCATCGGGGCGAGCAGCGAGCGCAGGAGGGCGGCGGTGGCGCCCGGGGGAGTGGGCAGGACGTCGCGGTCGAAGGGGTCGTCCGGCCCCAGGGGTTCCTCGGCCGGCTGGTCCTTGCCCGGTGCGGTGGCGGTCGTCGCCGTCATCGGTCGGCCTCCTCGGTCCCGGCCATGAGGTGCGCGTACTCGGCGCTGCTGCGCAGCAGTTCGTGATGGGTGCCGACGGCGGCGATACGGCCGTCGCAGAGCAGGGCGACGCGGTCCGCGAGGAGCACGGTGGACGGGCGGTGGGCGACGATGAGGGCGGTCGTCTCCGCGAGCACGTCCCGCAGGGCGGCCTCGACGGCGGCCTCGGTGTGCACGTCGAGGGCGGACAGGGG of the Streptomyces sp. T12 genome contains:
- a CDS encoding ABC transporter ATP-binding protein, with translation MTATTATAPGKDQPAEEPLGPDDPFDRDVLPTPPGATAALLRSLLAPMKARVAVTTLLLLLQQAAVQAGPLLVAYAIDSAVPAFRRDDLGPLIAVGVGYLLCALVSGVLQYAFILLSARVNQDVLLDLRGRIFRHAQALSVDFHERYTSGRLISRSTTDVESLRELLNEGLQELVTVVLSFVYISAMLLWLDLGLGAVAVASFVPLYLLVRLYQRRAGRVYTLRSTAIAAVIVKFVETMNGIRPVRAFRREAANDADFRVLNTRHERINGDALLEMARYVVGSRLVANTAVASIVLWGAYRVAGGSLALGVLAAAVLYLRRLYDPIDRLGMFLNSYQSAAASLEKIAGLLAQTPSVPEPSAPQQLPALESRHPGREVVFDGVRFGYRTGGEVLPRFDLTIPAGQTVAVVGSTGAGKSTLAKLLARFYDPSDGRVLLDGVDLRELAVPELRRGVVMVTQEAFLFSGTVAENIAIGRPDATREEIEQAAKAIGAHDFISALPDGYDTDVRKRGGRISAGQRQLVAFARALLADPAVLILDEATSSLDIPGERAVQRAMSTVLQGRTAVVIAHRLSTVEIAHRVLVMEHGQIVEDGTPAELIAGTGRFADLHRAWRDSLA